One region of Limnothrix sp. FACHB-406 genomic DNA includes:
- a CDS encoding GNAT family N-acetyltransferase has product MPLDCSHIQFRDRAEEIDFDQLHQLFQDTAFWARDRRREDVELAVANSLPVISAWDGDRLIGFARATSDGIYRATIWDVVVHPTYQGAGIGRKLVQTVLAHPQLCRVERVYLMTTNQQAFYERIGFQENQSTTMVLLNQPLIEPLPTCQGAEVVPVSEVVAQPTSA; this is encoded by the coding sequence ATGCCTCTCGATTGCAGCCATATTCAGTTTCGCGATCGCGCCGAAGAGATTGATTTTGACCAACTCCATCAACTGTTTCAGGACACGGCATTTTGGGCGCGTGATCGCCGCCGAGAGGACGTGGAATTGGCCGTGGCCAACAGTTTGCCGGTGATTAGCGCTTGGGATGGCGATCGGTTGATTGGGTTTGCCCGGGCCACCTCCGATGGCATCTATCGGGCCACGATTTGGGATGTGGTGGTTCATCCCACCTATCAAGGGGCTGGCATTGGGCGCAAATTGGTGCAAACGGTTTTGGCGCACCCACAACTCTGCCGGGTGGAGCGAGTCTATTTAATGACCACCAATCAACAGGCGTTTTATGAACGGATTGGTTTCCAGGAAAACCAAAGCACCACCATGGTGTTGTTGAATCAACCCTTGATTGAACCCTTGCCAACTTGCCAAGGGGCAGAGGTGGTGCCGGTGTCGGAGGTGGTGGCCCAGCCCACATCGGCCTAG